In one Mustela lutreola isolate mMusLut2 chromosome 8, mMusLut2.pri, whole genome shotgun sequence genomic region, the following are encoded:
- the NCKAP5L gene encoding nck-associated protein 5-like isoform X2 — translation MCEARAILKNPGEVTILAASVTILAASLGEEAETACRVSLTCSQGPMSEAMDQPAGSPGKPRPGEGGDSGTEPGTCQELLHRLRELEAENSALAQANENQRETYERCLDEVANHVVQALLNQKDLREECIKLKKRVFDLERQNQMLSALFQQKLQLTTGSLPQIPLTPLQPPPEPPASPSLSSVEGPTTSLPLGHCAGQREVCWEQQLRPGGPGPPAAPPLALDALSPFLRKKAQILEVLRALEETDPLLLCSPATPWRPPSEDPGSPEPINGELCGPPQPEPSSWAPYLLLGPGSLGGLLHWERLLGGPGEEEGAGRIWGPGRGASQAPGTGSGVPCAPGSSSSSSSDEAGDPNEAPSPDTLLGALARKQLNLGQLLEDTESYLQAFLAGAAGPLSGDLPGPGQPSTPDQGPPQLSKSKGLPKSAWGGVTPEAQRPGFGATSEGQGPLPFLSMFMGAGDAPLGSRPGHPYSSSQVKSKLQIGPSSPGEAQGPLLPSPARGLKFLKLPPASDKVPSPGGPQLSPQLPRNSRIPCRNSGSDGSPSPLLARRGLGGGELSPEGAQGLPTSPSPCSAALDSAQLRPPPPALSTTLSPGPVVSPCYENILDLSRSTFRGPSPEPPPSPLQVPTYPQLTLEVPRAPEVLRSPGAPSSPCLPEPCSYGSAQEKSLDKTGSESPHPGRRTPSSSSKKPNQGAGRRPGDPGYTPLRDRLAALGKLKTGPEGLEKNGVPAKPGAEKARGAGRSGESPGDVAPPTPRPPEGPEAKGALRGAVALGTSSLKQQEPGLLGDPGARIYSSHSMGARVDLEPVSPRSCLTKVELAKSRLAGALCPQAPRTPAKAPTSAPSLGKPSKSPHGSPTKLPSKSPTKMVPRPVAPPTTKEPPKPDKGKGPPWADCGDSPAQPSAPTPSPADPSQGPEGRAPHSAIEEKVMKGIEENVLRLQGQERAPGTEAKHRNASSIASWFGLKKSKLPALNRRTETTKSKEGAGGGSPLRKEGKMEARKLEAESLNISKLMAKAEDLRRALEEEKAYLSSRARPRPGGPAPGPSTGLGQVQGQLAGMYQGADTFMQQLLNRVDGKELPPKNWREPKPEYGDFQPVSSDPKNPWPACGPRNGLVGPLQGCGKPPGKPNSESGRREEMPSEDNLAEPVPTSHFTDHGSNGTPSKNLPKTKPPRLDPPPGVPPARPPSLTKVPRRAHTLEREVPGIEELLVSGRHPSMPAFPALLTTTPGHRGHQPCPDDPCEDPGPPPPVQLAKNWTFPNARATNSSTDPFLCPSRQLEGLPRTPMALPVDRKRSLEPSRPAPPPQGPAFGGSRTPSTSDMGEEGRVASGGPPGLETSESLSDSLYDSLSSCGSQG, via the exons ATGTGTGAAGCCAGGGCCATCCTGAAGAATCCAG GTGAGGTGACCATTCTGGCTGCTAGTGTGACCATTCTGGCTGCCAGCCTGGGTGAGGAGGCAGAGACAG CCTGCCGGGTGTCTCTCACGTGTTCCCAGGGCCCGATGTCAGAGGCCATGGACCAGCCCGCTGGGAGTCCTGGAAAGCCGAGGCCGGGAGAGGGTGGTGACAGCGGCACGGAGCCGGGCACCTGCCAGGAGCTGCTGCACCGACTTCGGGAGCTAGAG GCAGAGAACTCGGCGCTTGCCCAGGCCAATGAAAACCAGCGGGAGACCTATGAGCGCTGTCTAGATGAG GTTGCCAACCATGTGGTGCAGGCACTGCTAAACCAGAAG GACCTGCGGGAGGAGTGCATCAAGCTGAAGAAGAGGGTGTTTGACCTGGAACGGCAGAACCAGATGCTGAGTGCCCTGTTTCAGCAGAAACTCCAGCTGACGACAGGCTCCCTCCCTCAG ATCCCACTAACGCCGCTCCAGCCGCCGCCAGAGCCCCCGGCCTCCCCGTCCCTGAGCTCTGTCGAGGGACCGACCACCTCGCTGCCTCTGGGGCACTGTGCGGGGCAGAGAGAG GTATGTTGGGAGCAGCAGCTACGGCCAGGAGGCCCAGGACCCCCAGCCGCCCCACCACTGGCCCTGGATGCCCTGTCCCCATTCCTTCGAAAGAAAGCGCAGATCCTGGAGGTGCTAAGAGCCCTGGAAGAGACCGACCCCTTGCTGCTTTGCTCGCCTGCCACCCCGTGGCGACCTCCCAGTGAGGATCCTGGCTCCCCAGAGCCCATCAATGGCGAGCTGTGTGGCCCACCCCAACCTGAACCCTCCTCCTGGGCCCCCTACCTGCTCCTAGGCCCTGGTAGCCTGGGAGGCCTGCTACACTGGGAGCGCCTCTTGGGGGgcccaggggaggaagagggtgcTGGGCGGATCTGGGGCCCTGGTAGGGGCGCCTCCCAGGCTCCAGGCACTGGCTCTGGGGTCCCCTGTGCCCCAGGCAgcagctcctcctcttcctctgatgAGGCGGGTGACCCCAATGAGGCGCCCAGCCCGGACACCCTACTTGGGGCCCTGGCCCGCAAACAGTTGAACCTGGGCCAGCTCCTTGAGGACACAGAGTCTTACCTGCAGGCCTTCTTGGCCGGGGCTGCAGGCCCACTCAGTGGGGACCTGCCAGGTCCCGGTCAGCCATCTACTCCAGACCAGGGGCCCCCACAGCTGTCCAAGTCCAAAGGCCTCCCCAAGTCAGCTTGGGGTGGGGTTACTCCAGAGGCCCAGAGGCCAGGCTTTGGTGCTACCTCAGAGGGCCAGgggcccctccccttcctcagcaTGTTCATGGGTGCGGGTGATGCCCCCCTTGGCTCACGGCCTGGGCACCCCTACTCCTCATCTCAGGTGAAAAGCAAGCTCCAAATTGGCCCCTCTTCTCCTGGGGAAGCCCAGGGGCCACTTCTGCCCTCTCCAGCCAGAGGTCTCAAGTTTCTAAAGCTGCCTCCAGCTTCAGATAAGGTCCCCAGCCCAGGAGGCCCCCAGCTCAGCCCCCAGCTTCCCCGGAACTCCCGAATTCCCTGTCGAAACAGTGGCTCTGATGGCAGCCCCTCCCCACTACTGGCCCGCAGGGGTCTGGGTGGAGGAGAGCTATCCCCGGAGGGAGCACAGGGCCTGCCCAccagcccttccccctgctccgcAGCTCTGGACTCTGCACAGCTCAGACCACCCCCACCAGCCTTGTCTACCACACTGTCCCCAGGACCCGTGGTTTCTCCCTGCTATGAGAACATTCTGGACCTTTCCCGGAGCACCTTTAGGGGGCCTTCCCCAGAGCCACCTCCATCCCCACTGCAGGTACCCACCTACCCACAGTTAACCCTGGAGGTGCCACGGGCCCCTGAGGTCCTCAGAAGTCCTGgagctccctccagcccttgcCTCCCAGAACCCTGCTCCTATGGGAGTGCCCAGGAGAAGAGTCTGGACAAAACTGGCTCGGAGTCTCCCCATCCTGGCCGCCGGACCCCCAGCAGCTCATCCAAGAAACCCAACCAGGGGGCCGGGAGGCGACCTGGGGATCCTGGCTACACCCCTCTGCGGGACAGACTGGCGGCCCTGGGGAAACTGAAGACTGGCCCCGAGGGGCTGGAGAAAAACGGGGTGCCAGCCAAGCCTGGCGCCGAGAAGGCCCGGGGAGCAGGGAGGTCAGGGGAGAGCCCTGGAGACGtggcacctcccacccccaggcctcCTGAGGGGCCAGAAGCCAAGGGGGCCCTGCGAGGGGCAGTGGCCTTGGGCACGAGCAGCCTGAAGCAGCAAGAACCTGGGCTCCTGGGAGACCCCGGGGCCCGCATCTACTCCTCCCACTCCATGGGGGCCCGGGTGGACCTGGAGCCCGTCTCACCGCGGAGCTGCCTCACCAAAGTGGAGCTGGCCAAGAGCCGGCTGGCAGGGGCCCTGtgcccccaggcaccccgcacCCCTGCCAAAGCACCAACCTCAGCCCCCAGCCTTGGCAAGCCCAGTAAGAGCCCCCATGGCAGCCCGACGAAGCTGCCTTCCAAGTCACCCACCAAGATGGTACCGCGCCCTGTGGCCCCACCGACCACCAAGGAGCCCCCGAAGCCTGACAAGGGGAAGGGCCCACCTTGGGCTGACTGTGGTGACTCTCCGGCACAGCCTtcggcccccacccccagcccggcGGACCCCAGCCAAGGCCCCGAGGGCCGGGCCCCACACTCGGCCATCGAGGAGAAGGTGATGAAGGGCATCGAGGAGAATGTGCTGCGGCTGCAGGGCCAGGAGCGGGCGCCGGGCACTGAGGCCAAGCACCGCAATGCCAGCAGCATCGCCAGCTGGTTCGGCCTGAAGAAGAGCAAACTGCCGGCGCTGAACCGCCGCACCGAGACCACCAAGAGCAAGGAAGGGGCCGGTGGGGGCTCCCCGCTCCGGAAGGAGGGCAAGATGGAAGCCCGGAAACTGGAGGCCGAGAGCCTCAACATCTCCAAGCTGATGGCTAAGGCGGAAGACCTGCGCCGGGCCCTGGAGGAAGAGAAGGCCTACCTGAGCAGCAGGGCACGGCCACGGCCCGGAGGCCCAGCCCCGGGACCGAGTACCgggctggggcaggtgcagggccaGCTGGCTGGCATGTACCAGGGCGCTGACACCTTCATGCAGCAGCTCCTCAACAG GGTGGATGGCAAGGAGCTGCCGCCCAAGAACTGGCGGGAGCCCAAACCCGAGTATGGCGATTTCCAGCCAGTGTCCTCTGACCCCAAGAACCCCTGGCCAGCCTGTGGGCCTCGAAATGGCCTGGTGGGGCCTCTTCAGGGCTGTGGAAAACCTCCTGGAAAG CCGAACAGCGAATCAGGAAGGCGGGAAGAGATGCCCTCAGAGGACAACCTGGCTGAGCCAGTGCCCACCTCACACTTCACAG ACCATGGCAGCAATGGGACCCCCAGCAAGAATCTTCCCAAGACAAAGCCACCACGGCTGGACCCCCCACCCGGAGTGCCCCCGGCTCGGCCCCCATCCCTTACCAAAGTCCCCCGCCGTGCTCACACGCTGGAGCGTGAGGTGCCAGGCATAGAGGAGCTGCTGGTGAGTGGGCGGCACCCTAGCATGCCGGCCTTCCCCGCGCTGCTCACCACCACTCCGGGCCACCGGGGCCATCAGCCCTGTCCTGACG ATCCCTGTGAAGACCCAGGTCCTCCCCCTCCCGTCCAGCTGGCTAAGAACTGGACTTTCCCCAACGCAAGGGCAACCAACAGCTCCACTGACCCTTTTCTTTGCCCATCCCGACAATTGGAGGGGCTGCCCAGGACCCCCATG gcCCTGCCCGTTGACCGGAAGCGGAGCCTGGAGCCCAGccgcccagcccctcctccccagggcccGGCATTCGGAGGTAGCCGCACGCCCAGCACGTCGGACATGGGCGAGGAAGGGAGAGTGGCCAGTGGGGGTCCCCCAGGTCTGGAGACCTCAGAGTCTCTCAGCGACTCCCTCTATGATTCGCTTTCCTCCTGTGGGAGTCAGGGCTGA
- the NCKAP5L gene encoding nck-associated protein 5-like isoform X1: protein MCEARAILKNPGEVTILAASVTILAASLGEEAETACRVSLTCSQGPMSEAMDQPAGSPGKPRPGEGGDSGTEPGTCQELLHRLRELEAENSALAQANENQRETYERCLDEVANHVVQALLNQKDLREECIKLKKRVFDLERQNQMLSALFQQKLQLTTGSLPQIPLTPLQPPPEPPASPSLSSVEGPTTSLPLGHCAGQREVCWEQQLRPGGPGPPAAPPLALDALSPFLRKKAQILEVLRALEETDPLLLCSPATPWRPPSEDPGSPEPINGELCGPPQPEPSSWAPYLLLGPGSLGGLLHWERLLGGPGEEEGAGRIWGPGRGASQAPGTGSGVPCAPGSSSSSSSDEAGDPNEAPSPDTLLGALARKQLNLGQLLEDTESYLQAFLAGAAGPLSGDLPGPGQPSTPDQGPPQLSKSKGLPKSAWGGVTPEAQRPGFGATSEGQGPLPFLSMFMGAGDAPLGSRPGHPYSSSQVKSKLQIGPSSPGEAQGPLLPSPARGLKFLKLPPASDKVPSPGGPQLSPQLPRNSRIPCRNSGSDGSPSPLLARRGLGGGELSPEGAQGLPTSPSPCSAALDSAQLRPPPPALSTTLSPGPVVSPCYENILDLSRSTFRGPSPEPPPSPLQVPTYPQLTLEVPRAPEVLRSPGAPSSPCLPEPCSYGSAQEKSLDKTGSESPHPGRRTPSSSSKKPNQGAGRRPGDPGYTPLRDRLAALGKLKTGPEGLEKNGVPAKPGAEKARGAGRSGESPGDVAPPTPRPPEGPEAKGALRGAVALGTSSLKQQEPGLLGDPGARIYSSHSMGARVDLEPVSPRSCLTKVELAKSRLAGALCPQAPRTPAKAPTSAPSLGKPSKSPHGSPTKLPSKSPTKMVPRPVAPPTTKEPPKPDKGKGPPWADCGDSPAQPSAPTPSPADPSQGPEGRAPHSAIEEKVMKGIEENVLRLQGQERAPGTEAKHRNASSIASWFGLKKSKLPALNRRTETTKSKEGAGGGSPLRKEGKMEARKLEAESLNISKLMAKAEDLRRALEEEKAYLSSRARPRPGGPAPGPSTGLGQVQGQLAGMYQGADTFMQQLLNRVDGKELPPKNWREPKPEYGDFQPVSSDPKNPWPACGPRNGLVGPLQGCGKPPGKPNSESGRREEMPSEDNLAEPVPTSHFTACGSLTRTLDSGIGTFPPPDHGSNGTPSKNLPKTKPPRLDPPPGVPPARPPSLTKVPRRAHTLEREVPGIEELLVSGRHPSMPAFPALLTTTPGHRGHQPCPDDPCEDPGPPPPVQLAKNWTFPNARATNSSTDPFLCPSRQLEGLPRTPMALPVDRKRSLEPSRPAPPPQGPAFGGSRTPSTSDMGEEGRVASGGPPGLETSESLSDSLYDSLSSCGSQG, encoded by the exons ATGTGTGAAGCCAGGGCCATCCTGAAGAATCCAG GTGAGGTGACCATTCTGGCTGCTAGTGTGACCATTCTGGCTGCCAGCCTGGGTGAGGAGGCAGAGACAG CCTGCCGGGTGTCTCTCACGTGTTCCCAGGGCCCGATGTCAGAGGCCATGGACCAGCCCGCTGGGAGTCCTGGAAAGCCGAGGCCGGGAGAGGGTGGTGACAGCGGCACGGAGCCGGGCACCTGCCAGGAGCTGCTGCACCGACTTCGGGAGCTAGAG GCAGAGAACTCGGCGCTTGCCCAGGCCAATGAAAACCAGCGGGAGACCTATGAGCGCTGTCTAGATGAG GTTGCCAACCATGTGGTGCAGGCACTGCTAAACCAGAAG GACCTGCGGGAGGAGTGCATCAAGCTGAAGAAGAGGGTGTTTGACCTGGAACGGCAGAACCAGATGCTGAGTGCCCTGTTTCAGCAGAAACTCCAGCTGACGACAGGCTCCCTCCCTCAG ATCCCACTAACGCCGCTCCAGCCGCCGCCAGAGCCCCCGGCCTCCCCGTCCCTGAGCTCTGTCGAGGGACCGACCACCTCGCTGCCTCTGGGGCACTGTGCGGGGCAGAGAGAG GTATGTTGGGAGCAGCAGCTACGGCCAGGAGGCCCAGGACCCCCAGCCGCCCCACCACTGGCCCTGGATGCCCTGTCCCCATTCCTTCGAAAGAAAGCGCAGATCCTGGAGGTGCTAAGAGCCCTGGAAGAGACCGACCCCTTGCTGCTTTGCTCGCCTGCCACCCCGTGGCGACCTCCCAGTGAGGATCCTGGCTCCCCAGAGCCCATCAATGGCGAGCTGTGTGGCCCACCCCAACCTGAACCCTCCTCCTGGGCCCCCTACCTGCTCCTAGGCCCTGGTAGCCTGGGAGGCCTGCTACACTGGGAGCGCCTCTTGGGGGgcccaggggaggaagagggtgcTGGGCGGATCTGGGGCCCTGGTAGGGGCGCCTCCCAGGCTCCAGGCACTGGCTCTGGGGTCCCCTGTGCCCCAGGCAgcagctcctcctcttcctctgatgAGGCGGGTGACCCCAATGAGGCGCCCAGCCCGGACACCCTACTTGGGGCCCTGGCCCGCAAACAGTTGAACCTGGGCCAGCTCCTTGAGGACACAGAGTCTTACCTGCAGGCCTTCTTGGCCGGGGCTGCAGGCCCACTCAGTGGGGACCTGCCAGGTCCCGGTCAGCCATCTACTCCAGACCAGGGGCCCCCACAGCTGTCCAAGTCCAAAGGCCTCCCCAAGTCAGCTTGGGGTGGGGTTACTCCAGAGGCCCAGAGGCCAGGCTTTGGTGCTACCTCAGAGGGCCAGgggcccctccccttcctcagcaTGTTCATGGGTGCGGGTGATGCCCCCCTTGGCTCACGGCCTGGGCACCCCTACTCCTCATCTCAGGTGAAAAGCAAGCTCCAAATTGGCCCCTCTTCTCCTGGGGAAGCCCAGGGGCCACTTCTGCCCTCTCCAGCCAGAGGTCTCAAGTTTCTAAAGCTGCCTCCAGCTTCAGATAAGGTCCCCAGCCCAGGAGGCCCCCAGCTCAGCCCCCAGCTTCCCCGGAACTCCCGAATTCCCTGTCGAAACAGTGGCTCTGATGGCAGCCCCTCCCCACTACTGGCCCGCAGGGGTCTGGGTGGAGGAGAGCTATCCCCGGAGGGAGCACAGGGCCTGCCCAccagcccttccccctgctccgcAGCTCTGGACTCTGCACAGCTCAGACCACCCCCACCAGCCTTGTCTACCACACTGTCCCCAGGACCCGTGGTTTCTCCCTGCTATGAGAACATTCTGGACCTTTCCCGGAGCACCTTTAGGGGGCCTTCCCCAGAGCCACCTCCATCCCCACTGCAGGTACCCACCTACCCACAGTTAACCCTGGAGGTGCCACGGGCCCCTGAGGTCCTCAGAAGTCCTGgagctccctccagcccttgcCTCCCAGAACCCTGCTCCTATGGGAGTGCCCAGGAGAAGAGTCTGGACAAAACTGGCTCGGAGTCTCCCCATCCTGGCCGCCGGACCCCCAGCAGCTCATCCAAGAAACCCAACCAGGGGGCCGGGAGGCGACCTGGGGATCCTGGCTACACCCCTCTGCGGGACAGACTGGCGGCCCTGGGGAAACTGAAGACTGGCCCCGAGGGGCTGGAGAAAAACGGGGTGCCAGCCAAGCCTGGCGCCGAGAAGGCCCGGGGAGCAGGGAGGTCAGGGGAGAGCCCTGGAGACGtggcacctcccacccccaggcctcCTGAGGGGCCAGAAGCCAAGGGGGCCCTGCGAGGGGCAGTGGCCTTGGGCACGAGCAGCCTGAAGCAGCAAGAACCTGGGCTCCTGGGAGACCCCGGGGCCCGCATCTACTCCTCCCACTCCATGGGGGCCCGGGTGGACCTGGAGCCCGTCTCACCGCGGAGCTGCCTCACCAAAGTGGAGCTGGCCAAGAGCCGGCTGGCAGGGGCCCTGtgcccccaggcaccccgcacCCCTGCCAAAGCACCAACCTCAGCCCCCAGCCTTGGCAAGCCCAGTAAGAGCCCCCATGGCAGCCCGACGAAGCTGCCTTCCAAGTCACCCACCAAGATGGTACCGCGCCCTGTGGCCCCACCGACCACCAAGGAGCCCCCGAAGCCTGACAAGGGGAAGGGCCCACCTTGGGCTGACTGTGGTGACTCTCCGGCACAGCCTtcggcccccacccccagcccggcGGACCCCAGCCAAGGCCCCGAGGGCCGGGCCCCACACTCGGCCATCGAGGAGAAGGTGATGAAGGGCATCGAGGAGAATGTGCTGCGGCTGCAGGGCCAGGAGCGGGCGCCGGGCACTGAGGCCAAGCACCGCAATGCCAGCAGCATCGCCAGCTGGTTCGGCCTGAAGAAGAGCAAACTGCCGGCGCTGAACCGCCGCACCGAGACCACCAAGAGCAAGGAAGGGGCCGGTGGGGGCTCCCCGCTCCGGAAGGAGGGCAAGATGGAAGCCCGGAAACTGGAGGCCGAGAGCCTCAACATCTCCAAGCTGATGGCTAAGGCGGAAGACCTGCGCCGGGCCCTGGAGGAAGAGAAGGCCTACCTGAGCAGCAGGGCACGGCCACGGCCCGGAGGCCCAGCCCCGGGACCGAGTACCgggctggggcaggtgcagggccaGCTGGCTGGCATGTACCAGGGCGCTGACACCTTCATGCAGCAGCTCCTCAACAG GGTGGATGGCAAGGAGCTGCCGCCCAAGAACTGGCGGGAGCCCAAACCCGAGTATGGCGATTTCCAGCCAGTGTCCTCTGACCCCAAGAACCCCTGGCCAGCCTGTGGGCCTCGAAATGGCCTGGTGGGGCCTCTTCAGGGCTGTGGAAAACCTCCTGGAAAG CCGAACAGCGAATCAGGAAGGCGGGAAGAGATGCCCTCAGAGGACAACCTGGCTGAGCCAGTGCCCACCTCACACTTCACAG cctgtgGCTCCTTGACTCGAACCCTGGACAGTGGCATTGGGACCTTTCCACCCCCAGACCATGGCAGCAATGGGACCCCCAGCAAGAATCTTCCCAAGACAAAGCCACCACGGCTGGACCCCCCACCCGGAGTGCCCCCGGCTCGGCCCCCATCCCTTACCAAAGTCCCCCGCCGTGCTCACACGCTGGAGCGTGAGGTGCCAGGCATAGAGGAGCTGCTGGTGAGTGGGCGGCACCCTAGCATGCCGGCCTTCCCCGCGCTGCTCACCACCACTCCGGGCCACCGGGGCCATCAGCCCTGTCCTGACG ATCCCTGTGAAGACCCAGGTCCTCCCCCTCCCGTCCAGCTGGCTAAGAACTGGACTTTCCCCAACGCAAGGGCAACCAACAGCTCCACTGACCCTTTTCTTTGCCCATCCCGACAATTGGAGGGGCTGCCCAGGACCCCCATG gcCCTGCCCGTTGACCGGAAGCGGAGCCTGGAGCCCAGccgcccagcccctcctccccagggcccGGCATTCGGAGGTAGCCGCACGCCCAGCACGTCGGACATGGGCGAGGAAGGGAGAGTGGCCAGTGGGGGTCCCCCAGGTCTGGAGACCTCAGAGTCTCTCAGCGACTCCCTCTATGATTCGCTTTCCTCCTGTGGGAGTCAGGGCTGA